The following are encoded in a window of Oceanidesulfovibrio indonesiensis genomic DNA:
- the rlmN gene encoding 23S rRNA (adenine(2503)-C(2))-methyltransferase RlmN: MAMLLDYSLPELEERFAAMGEPAYRARQVYQWLWQKGVTDPQDMTNLAKSLRTRLAEEEPLALPAVVRVQESSDGTVKLLLSLSDGESVETVLIPEKDHYTLCLSTQVGCAMGCTFCATGTMGFTRQMTPGEILSQVLLARRILEERKSELALRNLVFMGMGEPLNNLHNVLASLETITHELGLGFSTRRVTVSTVGVPEKLERLGASGLASLAVSLHAPTHELRNELMPRAESLCPLPELMERLMAYPLKPRQRITFEYILLGGVNDSPAHARDLVRLFSTFRGSRPKVNLIAFNPPAEGPELAYRAPAPEDVEQFLEILRGKDVTVMLRKSKGQDIGAACGQLRAAHEFGSGA, from the coding sequence ATGGCCATGTTGCTGGATTACTCCCTGCCTGAGCTGGAGGAACGGTTCGCCGCCATGGGCGAGCCGGCGTATCGTGCGCGACAGGTGTACCAGTGGTTGTGGCAGAAGGGTGTCACCGACCCTCAGGACATGACCAACCTGGCCAAATCCCTGCGCACACGGCTGGCCGAGGAGGAGCCCCTCGCCCTGCCAGCAGTGGTCCGCGTGCAGGAGAGCAGCGACGGCACCGTTAAGCTGCTCCTTTCCCTGTCGGACGGCGAATCCGTGGAAACGGTGCTCATACCGGAGAAGGACCATTACACCCTGTGCCTGTCCACGCAGGTGGGCTGCGCCATGGGCTGCACCTTCTGCGCCACCGGCACCATGGGCTTCACCCGGCAGATGACGCCCGGCGAGATTCTTTCGCAAGTCCTGCTCGCCCGCCGCATTCTGGAGGAGCGCAAGAGCGAACTCGCCCTGCGCAACCTTGTGTTCATGGGCATGGGCGAGCCCCTGAACAACCTGCACAATGTCCTTGCCAGTCTGGAAACCATCACGCACGAACTTGGCCTCGGCTTTTCCACGCGGCGTGTCACCGTCTCGACCGTGGGCGTGCCGGAGAAGCTCGAACGCCTCGGCGCATCCGGCCTGGCGTCTCTGGCCGTGTCCCTCCACGCGCCCACGCACGAATTGCGCAATGAACTCATGCCCCGTGCGGAATCGCTGTGTCCGCTGCCGGAGCTTATGGAACGGCTCATGGCGTATCCGCTCAAGCCGCGCCAGCGCATCACCTTCGAATACATACTGCTCGGCGGGGTGAACGACTCGCCAGCGCATGCCCGCGACCTCGTGCGGCTTTTTTCCACGTTCCGCGGTTCCAGGCCCAAAGTGAACCTCATCGCTTTCAACCCGCCGGCCGAAGGGCCAGAGCTTGCGTATCGCGCCCCGGCTCCCGAGGATGTGGAGCAGTTCCTGGAGATACTTCGCGGCAAGGACGTGACCGTGATGCTGCGCAAATCCAAGGGGCAGGACATCGGCGCGGCCTGCGGCCAACTCCGCGCGGCGCACGAGTTCGGTTCTGGAGCGTGA
- a CDS encoding HD family phosphohydrolase, protein MPDPFKSAMGLCNTIARNGYEAYIINARMQQRHIESGSGDVEIALASDMTFEELAKVFPQTLPSKEDDHAVGVVDQEGIRFRFYPADFVEGSHPEITVARVTRGMLERAGEDAVSLACPYLPRAADKYEGFEDLQSGEISIKGIPDETLRRNYLLGIRAMRFAANYQLRIDANSWISIIRNRRRILDYTPIHEIMDEWRQVEAENLHQFVQLLDASMILHSLVPEVAALKKLALNDTDGGLRNVFELTLETMRRYPEELPYDWYGTMACMFHAVGKLYTAELFEGEWMFHQYPRVGSKITRKILRRLGLDPQDTDLICHLVRYHDRFTYMLNDKGIRRFRALDEYPRLIEIARAIIKASGGNYAAFNHNMKLLDRADIPEEMLEPLLNGNEIMEFAELRPGPMVGRLREALLQAQIAGDVTSVPEAVEFVRTHKLREQRSGGLE, encoded by the coding sequence ATGCCCGATCCTTTCAAATCGGCCATGGGCCTGTGCAACACCATAGCACGTAACGGGTATGAAGCGTACATCATCAATGCGCGTATGCAACAACGTCATATCGAGTCCGGCAGCGGTGACGTGGAGATTGCGCTCGCCTCGGACATGACGTTCGAAGAGCTCGCCAAGGTTTTCCCGCAGACATTGCCGTCCAAGGAGGATGACCACGCCGTCGGCGTCGTGGATCAGGAAGGCATCCGCTTCCGCTTCTACCCTGCCGATTTCGTGGAAGGTTCGCACCCCGAGATCACCGTTGCCCGTGTGACCCGCGGCATGCTGGAACGCGCCGGCGAAGACGCCGTGAGTCTGGCATGCCCTTACCTGCCCCGGGCGGCCGACAAATATGAAGGCTTCGAGGATCTGCAAAGCGGCGAGATATCCATCAAGGGCATCCCGGACGAGACCTTGCGGCGCAACTATCTGCTGGGAATCCGCGCCATGCGTTTCGCCGCCAACTACCAGCTGCGCATCGATGCCAATTCCTGGATTTCCATCATCCGCAACCGCCGACGCATACTGGACTACACGCCCATCCACGAAATAATGGACGAGTGGCGCCAGGTGGAAGCGGAAAACCTGCACCAGTTCGTCCAACTTCTCGATGCGAGCATGATCCTGCATTCCCTCGTGCCGGAGGTGGCCGCTCTCAAGAAGCTTGCCCTGAACGATACGGACGGCGGACTGCGCAACGTGTTCGAGCTCACCCTGGAGACCATGCGCCGCTACCCGGAAGAGCTGCCGTACGACTGGTACGGCACCATGGCGTGCATGTTCCACGCTGTGGGCAAGCTCTACACGGCCGAGCTGTTCGAGGGCGAGTGGATGTTCCACCAGTATCCGCGCGTGGGCTCCAAGATCACCCGCAAGATTCTTCGCCGCCTTGGCCTGGATCCCCAGGACACGGACCTTATCTGCCACCTCGTGCGCTACCACGACCGCTTCACATACATGCTCAACGACAAGGGTATCCGTCGTTTTCGCGCCCTGGACGAGTACCCGCGGCTCATCGAGATCGCACGCGCCATCATCAAGGCGTCCGGCGGCAACTACGCAGCGTTCAACCACAACATGAAACTGCTCGACCGAGCTGACATCCCCGAAGAAATGCTCGAGCCCCTGCTCAACGGCAACGAGATCATGGAATTCGCAGAGCTCAGGCCCGGCCCCATGGTCGGACGTCTGCGCGAGGCCCTGCTCCAGGCGCAGATAGCCGGCGACGTGACGAGCGTGCCCGAGGCCGTGGAGTTCGTGCGCACCCACAAGCTGCGCGAACAACGTTCCGGGGGGCTGGAATAG
- a CDS encoding dihydroorotase — protein sequence MPDLIIRGARWLEREVDLLIRRGKVLELKPYDKGGVPSENARVIDAKGLILLPSLIDAHTHMREPGQEWKEDIASGLSAAAHGGFGVVLCMANTDPVNDNASVTELMLEQAKRSWPKGPRLAPVGALTKGLAGKELAPMEELARAGCVAFSNDGLPVTSTELFRRALEYASDLGMMVIDHCEDPTLAKGGSMNESALSGILGLKGQPWAAETIQIARDIELARYLNIPVHIAHVSTRQSVELIAWAKQMGAPVTAETCPHYLVFDESRVDGYNTRAKVNPPLRTPEDSSALLQALRDGVIDILATDHAPHAAHEKEVAFEDAPFGISGLDTALSVTWGLVVQKKLTQDEFLRAWCYKPASIFGLAANDFTPGAPADFVLFDPGMEWVVNGETMHSKSANTPLHGTALEGRVVSHYIGGRKIV from the coding sequence ATGCCCGATCTCATAATACGCGGCGCACGCTGGCTCGAGCGGGAGGTGGACCTCCTTATCCGGCGCGGCAAGGTGCTTGAGCTCAAACCGTACGACAAGGGCGGCGTGCCTTCCGAAAACGCCCGCGTCATCGACGCCAAAGGCCTGATCCTGCTGCCCAGCCTCATCGACGCGCACACCCACATGCGCGAGCCTGGCCAGGAATGGAAGGAAGACATCGCCAGCGGCCTTTCCGCTGCGGCCCACGGTGGGTTCGGCGTGGTGCTCTGCATGGCCAACACAGACCCGGTGAACGATAACGCCTCGGTAACCGAGCTTATGCTGGAGCAGGCCAAACGCAGCTGGCCCAAGGGCCCGCGGCTGGCTCCGGTGGGCGCGCTCACCAAGGGGCTTGCCGGCAAGGAGCTGGCTCCCATGGAGGAGCTGGCCCGCGCCGGGTGCGTGGCCTTTTCCAACGACGGCCTGCCCGTGACCTCCACGGAGCTGTTCCGCCGTGCTCTGGAATACGCCAGCGATCTGGGCATGATGGTCATCGACCACTGCGAGGACCCGACCCTCGCCAAGGGCGGCTCCATGAACGAATCGGCCCTTTCCGGCATACTCGGCCTCAAGGGCCAGCCCTGGGCCGCGGAAACCATCCAGATCGCCCGAGACATCGAGCTGGCCCGGTATCTGAACATTCCCGTGCATATCGCGCACGTTTCCACCCGCCAGTCTGTGGAGCTCATCGCCTGGGCCAAGCAGATGGGAGCGCCCGTCACCGCCGAGACCTGCCCGCACTATCTCGTGTTCGACGAGAGCAGGGTGGACGGGTATAACACGCGCGCCAAGGTGAACCCGCCGCTGCGCACGCCGGAGGATTCCTCTGCGTTGCTCCAGGCCCTGCGCGACGGCGTCATCGACATACTGGCCACGGACCATGCGCCGCACGCCGCGCACGAGAAGGAAGTGGCCTTTGAGGACGCGCCCTTCGGCATATCCGGTCTGGACACCGCCCTCAGCGTGACGTGGGGCCTCGTGGTGCAAAAGAAGCTGACCCAGGACGAGTTTCTGCGCGCGTGGTGCTACAAGCCGGCCTCCATCTTCGGGCTTGCGGCCAACGACTTCACGCCAGGCGCGCCGGCCGATTTCGTGCTGTTTGATCCCGGCATGGAGTGGGTCGTGAACGGAGAAACCATGCACTCCAAGAGCGCGAACACGCCGCTGCACGGCACGGCGCTTGAGGGCCGTGTCGTTTCGCACTACATCGGGGGCAGGAAGATCGTATAG
- a CDS encoding aspartate carbamoyltransferase catalytic subunit → MNETSTASWPHKDLLDVSQLSVAETLHLFDTASYFQEINTRPVKKVPTLKGKSVVLFFAEPSTRTKTSFDMAGKRLSADTFSLGGSSSSLVKGESLKDTALTLQAMNPDAIVIRHSSSGAAQFLAERLDCSIVNAGDGWHAHPTQALLDAFTLREQWGEFRGKTLTILGDIAHSRVARSNVNLLTKLGVNVRLCAPRTLLPVGVQTWPVEVFSDLHESVAGADAVMCLRLQLERQAAGLLPDLREYSRRFCLTPDAMTRAKKNAKVLHPGPMNRGVEISSVLADADGSLILNQVASGVAVRMAILYLHLMRPERSGDKQ, encoded by the coding sequence ATGAACGAAACCAGCACTGCGTCCTGGCCGCACAAGGACCTCCTCGACGTCTCCCAGCTCTCCGTTGCCGAGACGTTGCACCTGTTCGATACCGCGTCATACTTTCAGGAGATCAACACCCGGCCGGTCAAGAAGGTTCCGACCCTCAAGGGCAAGAGCGTGGTTCTCTTCTTCGCCGAACCCTCCACACGGACCAAGACCTCCTTTGACATGGCCGGCAAGCGCCTCTCCGCCGACACCTTTTCCCTGGGCGGCAGTTCCTCGTCATTGGTCAAAGGCGAAAGCCTCAAGGACACGGCGCTCACCCTCCAGGCCATGAATCCGGACGCCATCGTAATCCGTCATTCATCGAGCGGCGCGGCGCAGTTCCTGGCAGAACGCCTGGACTGCTCCATCGTGAACGCCGGAGACGGCTGGCATGCCCACCCGACACAGGCGCTGCTCGACGCCTTCACCCTGCGCGAGCAATGGGGCGAGTTCCGGGGCAAGACCCTGACCATCCTCGGCGACATCGCGCACAGCCGTGTGGCCCGTTCCAACGTGAACCTGCTCACCAAGCTCGGCGTCAACGTGCGGCTCTGCGCCCCGCGCACATTGTTGCCCGTTGGGGTGCAGACGTGGCCGGTGGAGGTGTTCTCGGACCTGCACGAGTCCGTTGCCGGCGCGGATGCGGTGATGTGCCTGCGCCTGCAGCTGGAACGTCAGGCCGCCGGTCTGCTGCCCGATCTGCGCGAGTATTCCCGTCGCTTCTGCCTGACGCCTGACGCCATGACCAGGGCCAAGAAGAACGCGAAGGTGCTGCACCCAGGCCCCATGAACCGCGGCGTGGAGATATCCTCCGTGCTGGCTGACGCCGACGGCAGCCTGATACTCAACCAGGTGGCTTCCGGCGTGGCTGTGCGCATGGCTATCCTCTACCTCCACCTCATGCGTCCGGAACGTTCCGGCGACAAGCAATGA